From Nicotiana tabacum cultivar K326 chromosome 15, ASM71507v2, whole genome shotgun sequence, the proteins below share one genomic window:
- the LOC142169771 gene encoding uncharacterized protein LOC142169771 — translation MTSCEKTYILSYLEDGLYNVYSVMKTLKELWNSLEKMYKTEDVGLKKFVAAKFLDFKVVDNKSVITQVQELQVIVHDLLAEGMVINEAFQVAAFIEKLPQMWKNFKNYLKYKRKEMMLEDLIVCLRIEEDNKATEKKSGGNSKIMDENIVEEASTSKKKKKLSGPKNYPSKKKFKGNCHNCGKVRYKVADCRAPKKDKKKSQVKMIEKNDKIDHLCAILSECNMVRNPRDW, via the exons ATGACTTCTTGTGAAAAAACTTATATATTGAGTTATTTGGAAGATGGTTTGTACAATGTTTACAGCGTCATGAAAACTTTGAAAGAGTTATGGAACTCTCTTGAAAAGATGTACAAGACGGAAGATGTTGGACTTAAGAAGTTTGTTGCCGCAAAGTTCTTGGACTTTAAAGTGGTTGACAATAAGTCTGTCATAACTCAAGTTCAAGAACTGCAAGTCATCGTTCATGACCTCCTGGCTGAAG gtatggtcataaatgaaGCGTTTCAAGTTGCGGCATTTATTGAAAAGTTGCCTCAAATGTGGAAAAACTTTAAAAACTACTTGAAATATAAGCGCAAGGAGATGATGTTGGAAGACCTTATTGTTTGCCTAAGGATTGAAGAGGACAATAAGGCTACAGAAAAGAAGTCAGGTGGAAATTCAAAAATAATGGATGAAAATATTGTTGAGGAAGCTTCAAcgagcaaaaagaaaaagaagttgtctggaccaaagaattacccaagTAAAAAGAAGTTCAAAGGTAATTGCCACAACTGTGGAAAGGTTAGATACAAGGTTGCTGACTGCCGTGCACCAAAGAAGGACAAAAAGAAAAGCCAAGTAAAAATGATTGAGAAGAATGACAAAATAGACCACTTGTGTGCCATTCTTTCTGAATGCAACATGGTCAGAAATCCTAGAGATTGGTAG